The Aquificaceae bacterium genome contains the following window.
TCTCAAAGTTAAGGGTTCCCTACATAGCATCTTTCATGCTTGCTGGGCTTCTGGGCAAGTTTTTTCTACCACACAGGGCGGAGGGGGTGCTCCTTATATTTGAATACTCTGCGGTCATACTCTTGTTATTTTTCATAGGGCTTGAATACTCCTTTGAGAGACTGGCAGGTATGAAAAGGGTGCTCAGGCCAGGGCTTTTTGACCTTCTTATCAACTTTCTGCCCGTCTTTTTCCTTTCCTACCTTTTCAGCAAAGATTTTCTTTTCTCACTGGTTATGGGTGCAGTGCTCTATCCCAGCAGCACCGCCATAACTGCAAAACTTCTCATGGACTACAAGAGGCTTGTAAACCCTGAAGCTGAGCTCCTTATTGGTGTTCTCATATTTGAGGACCTGGTGAGCATAGTTCTGCTCTCCATGCTTACTGGCTTTACTCTGAGTGGGGACCCGGATGTGATAAGCCTTTCAAGAGGAATCCTCGCGGTGCTAATGTTATTCTTCCTTTTCTATCTTATAAGAAGTCCTTCTGAAAGGCTTTTTGACCTTGTGGACAGAAAGGTGGATGAGAATCTGATACCCTTCATGGTTCTTGGTTTTCTGCTCCTGTCTGCGGGCTTTAGCCTGAAGTTTGGACTTTCTGATGCTCTCATAGCCTTCATGCTGGGGGTTCTTGTTCCAGAAAAGAGCAGGGTTTTTCATGTAATAGAAAAATCCCTTTCTGACCTGAAGGACCTGTCTGTGGGAGTTTTCTTCTTTATGTTCACCTTCCATGCAAAGCTAAGCCTTGACTTTGACCTGTGGCTTCTTGCCCTTTTACTCCCTTTCTCGCTACTTTTCAAGCTAATTTCCACATACTGGGGAGCAATCTCCTATGGGCTCAGTAAGAGGGTGGCAGTCAGGGCTGCTCTTTCCTTCCTTCAGAGGGGGGAGTTTTCTGTGATATTTGCCAGCTTCTATCAGCCCGTTCAGTCTCTCGCCTTTCTGCTTGTTCTCTTTACTGCCCTTGTGGGCAGTTTCAGCTTTCTTTTAGCTCCATGGCTTTCTCAGAGGCTTTTCCCAAAGAGAGAAAAGAAAGGACCTCTTCCAGCTCCTCCCTCTTAGACTCTGTGCTGTCCTCAGGAAGCACCCATATGGGATTGCCAATTTTTACCCTTGCCCTTGAGAAGGGAAGTGGTATGGTGAGCCTGTCCCATGTGTTTAGCCTTATACGCCAGCTGAGCTCCACATATACAGGGATTATGGGCACGCCAGTCTTCCGGGCAAGGAGAATTACACCACTCTTCGCCTTGCCGTATGGACCCTTTGGTCCGTCAACGGTTATAGCCACCGTGTTACCATCTCTGAGGAGTTTTATCAGCCTCAACAAACCAACACTACCACCCTTTTGAGGCTTTCCTTCCTCGCTTGAGCCCCTCACCACCCTGTAACCAAGACTGAGGAGAAACCTTTCCGCAATATCTCCATCCCTGAACCTGCTCACCAGAGCGTATATGCCCCTGTCTATCCCTAGCATAGCCACACCCAGGGCATTGCCGTGCAGAAGGGCTATTATCTTCCCTTTATACAGTTCGTAGTCTATCCTCCTTTCCCAGCGTATGGTCTTGTGGATTAGCCTGAGGAGGAAGGCTACAAGGGGTGCCAGAAGGACAGAAAGGCGGTGCTTTAACTTTTTTCTCATTTTGCGTCCAAAACTGACATAATGCTATTGCGTATCCACCTGCTGTCAAGCCACTCAATGGGGTTCACTTCATAGCCCTGCAAAAGCACTCCAAAGTGAAGGTGGTCTCCCAGAGCAAGGCCCGTAGCCCCTGTCCTTCCTATCACTTCTCCCTTCTTCACATATTGTCCTTCCCTCACATGAACTTCAGAAAGATGTCCATAAAGGCTCATAAGCCCCATACCGTGGTCTATGACCACCGTGTTTCCGTATATGCCAAGATTGCCTGTAAAAACCACAATACCTGAATTGCTTGCCGGCACAGGTGCCCTCTCCACAGAAGCAAAGTCAAAACCCATGTGTCTGCTCTCGCTCACCTTCTGCCCCTGATAGTAGTAATGCCTTATATCTCCATAAGTGGCGAACACCTTGCTGTTAGGAAGCTGAAGGAAGGCACCTTCCCAGAGAACCCTCGGTTCGCTCTTCTTTCCGAGCTCTGCAAGCTTTCCCACATCCCTTGACCTCCACACCTCGTTCACCTTTCTGAAGGCCTCAAGAGGTTCAAGACCCTTACCCTCCTCCCCGAGAAG
Protein-coding sequences here:
- a CDS encoding cation:proton antiporter, translated to MHNPQDFMLAGGVFLLLFFSAFLLSKLRVPYIASFMLAGLLGKFFLPHRAEGVLLIFEYSAVILLLFFIGLEYSFERLAGMKRVLRPGLFDLLINFLPVFFLSYLFSKDFLFSLVMGAVLYPSSTAITAKLLMDYKRLVNPEAELLIGVLIFEDLVSIVLLSMLTGFTLSGDPDVISLSRGILAVLMLFFLFYLIRSPSERLFDLVDRKVDENLIPFMVLGFLLLSAGFSLKFGLSDALIAFMLGVLVPEKSRVFHVIEKSLSDLKDLSVGVFFFMFTFHAKLSLDFDLWLLALLLPFSLLFKLISTYWGAISYGLSKRVAVRAALSFLQRGEFSVIFASFYQPVQSLAFLLVLFTALVGSFSFLLAPWLSQRLFPKREKKGPLPAPPS
- a CDS encoding lysophospholipid acyltransferase family protein — its product is MRKKLKHRLSVLLAPLVAFLLRLIHKTIRWERRIDYELYKGKIIALLHGNALGVAMLGIDRGIYALVSRFRDGDIAERFLLSLGYRVVRGSSEEGKPQKGGSVGLLRLIKLLRDGNTVAITVDGPKGPYGKAKSGVILLARKTGVPIIPVYVELSWRIRLNTWDRLTIPLPFSRARVKIGNPIWVLPEDSTESKREELEEVLSFLSLGKASEKAMELKES